One Gossypium hirsutum isolate 1008001.06 chromosome A11, Gossypium_hirsutum_v2.1, whole genome shotgun sequence genomic window carries:
- the LOC107901021 gene encoding protein DETOXIFICATION 24 isoform X2: MDDKEVEERFAAKKDDDLKTRVWIESKTIWRIAFPSILSRVTSFGMVVVTQSFLGHIGEVELATYALIQSILVRFMYGILIGMSSATETLCGQAFGAGHHHMMGIYLQRSWIVDGITATILAPVFIFATPILRLLGQEEELAVAAGPISLWFIPMIYSFVVSMTISMFLQAQLKNLIVGWLSMAAFVVHVSLSWIFVNKFKWGVNGAMAAMNMSGWIMVVGQLVYVFGGWCPNTWRGFSRAAFFDLLPVVKLSISSGVMICLELWYYSILVLMAGYMKNATIALAAFSICLNINGWEFMVCLGFLVAACVRVSNELGRGNAKAVKFAIKTILGTSTSIGIVLWILCMVFRNQISYLFSSDEEVAETVSSLSIFFAFAILLNSVQPVLSGIATGAGLQSIVAYVNLGCYYIIGIPMGILVGYIADLQVKGLWIGLMSGVVMQSLILGWFVWKTDWDEQSCCGR, from the exons ATGGATGACAAGGAGGTGGAGGAGAGGTTTGCCGCAAAAAAAGATGATGATTTGAAAACAAGAGTTTGGATTGAATCAAAGACGATATGGAGAATCGCATTCCCATCAATATTGTCAAGGGTAACTTCATTTGGAATGGTGGTGGTCACTCAGTCATTTCTTGGTCACATTGGTGAGGTTGAGCTTGCCACATATGCACTCATACAAAGCATTCTTGTCAGGTTCATGTATGGGATACTG ATTGGCATGTCGAGTGCAACCGAAACTCTATGTGGGCAAGCGTTCGGGGCAGGGCATCACCACATGATGGGGATTTACCTGCAACGGTCATGGATCGTTGACGGCATTACAGCAACAATATTGGCACCTGTCTTCATTTTCGCAACACCAATCCTTCGGCTTCTCGGCCAGGAGGAGGAGCTCGCGGTTGCAGCGGGGCCAATCTCTCTATGGTTCATTCCAATGATCTATAGCTTCGTGGTCTCCATGACTATCTCAATGTTCTTACAAGCACAGCTCAAGAATTTGATCGTGGGATGGCTATCGATGGCAGCATTCGTGGTTCATGTGTCTTTGTCGTGGATCTTCGTGAACAAGTTCAAGTGGGGCGTGAATGGCGCAATGGCAGCCATGAATATGTCAGGTTGGATAATGGTTGTGGGGCAACTGGTGTATGTGTTTGGTGGATGGTGTCCTAATACATGGAGAGGATTCTCTAGAGCTGCTTTCTTTGATCTATTGCCTGTTGTGAAGCTCTCCATATCCTCTGGtgtcatgatttg CTTGGAACTATGGTATTATTCCATCCTCGTCTTAATGGCTGGATACATGAAAAATGCCACCATCGCCCTTGCTGCTTTCTCCATCTG CCTGAATATCAATGGATGGGAATTTATGGTCTGCCTAGGCTTCCTAGTTGCAGCATG TGTTCGGGTGTCGAATGAACTGGGGAGAGGAAATGCAAAGGCGGTGAAATTTGCAATAAAAACAATACTTGGGACTTCAACAAGTATAGGAATTGTGCTGTGGATATTATGTATGGTATTCAGAAATCAAATATCATACTTGTTTTCCAGTGATGAAGAAGTTGCAGAAACAGTATCAAGTCTCTCAATTTTTTTTGCTTTCGCAATTTTACTCAACAGTGTTCAGCCTGTACTCTCAG GTATCGCCACAGGGGCTGGTTTGCAAAGCATAGTAGCATATGTGAACTTGGGATGCTATTATATAATAGGAATACCAATGGGAATTTTGGTTGGATATATTGCAGATCTTCAAGTTAAG GGACTGTGGATTGGATTAATGAGTGGGGTGGTAATGCAATCGCTTATTCTAGGTTGGTTTGTATGGAAAACAGATTGGGATGAGCAG AGTTGTTGTGGCAGGTAA
- the LOC107901021 gene encoding protein DETOXIFICATION 24 isoform X1 → MDDKEVEERFAAKKDDDLKTRVWIESKTIWRIAFPSILSRVTSFGMVVVTQSFLGHIGEVELATYALIQSILVRFMYGILIGMSSATETLCGQAFGAGHHHMMGIYLQRSWIVDGITATILAPVFIFATPILRLLGQEEELAVAAGPISLWFIPMIYSFVVSMTISMFLQAQLKNLIVGWLSMAAFVVHVSLSWIFVNKFKWGVNGAMAAMNMSGWIMVVGQLVYVFGGWCPNTWRGFSRAAFFDLLPVVKLSISSGVMICLELWYYSILVLMAGYMKNATIALAAFSICLNINGWEFMVCLGFLVAACVRVSNELGRGNAKAVKFAIKTILGTSTSIGIVLWILCMVFRNQISYLFSSDEEVAETVSSLSIFFAFAILLNSVQPVLSGIATGAGLQSIVAYVNLGCYYIIGIPMGILVGYIADLQVKGLWIGLMSGVVMQSLILGWFVWKTDWDEQVRKASERLNRWLLKPPEEANESPFDA, encoded by the exons ATGGATGACAAGGAGGTGGAGGAGAGGTTTGCCGCAAAAAAAGATGATGATTTGAAAACAAGAGTTTGGATTGAATCAAAGACGATATGGAGAATCGCATTCCCATCAATATTGTCAAGGGTAACTTCATTTGGAATGGTGGTGGTCACTCAGTCATTTCTTGGTCACATTGGTGAGGTTGAGCTTGCCACATATGCACTCATACAAAGCATTCTTGTCAGGTTCATGTATGGGATACTG ATTGGCATGTCGAGTGCAACCGAAACTCTATGTGGGCAAGCGTTCGGGGCAGGGCATCACCACATGATGGGGATTTACCTGCAACGGTCATGGATCGTTGACGGCATTACAGCAACAATATTGGCACCTGTCTTCATTTTCGCAACACCAATCCTTCGGCTTCTCGGCCAGGAGGAGGAGCTCGCGGTTGCAGCGGGGCCAATCTCTCTATGGTTCATTCCAATGATCTATAGCTTCGTGGTCTCCATGACTATCTCAATGTTCTTACAAGCACAGCTCAAGAATTTGATCGTGGGATGGCTATCGATGGCAGCATTCGTGGTTCATGTGTCTTTGTCGTGGATCTTCGTGAACAAGTTCAAGTGGGGCGTGAATGGCGCAATGGCAGCCATGAATATGTCAGGTTGGATAATGGTTGTGGGGCAACTGGTGTATGTGTTTGGTGGATGGTGTCCTAATACATGGAGAGGATTCTCTAGAGCTGCTTTCTTTGATCTATTGCCTGTTGTGAAGCTCTCCATATCCTCTGGtgtcatgatttg CTTGGAACTATGGTATTATTCCATCCTCGTCTTAATGGCTGGATACATGAAAAATGCCACCATCGCCCTTGCTGCTTTCTCCATCTG CCTGAATATCAATGGATGGGAATTTATGGTCTGCCTAGGCTTCCTAGTTGCAGCATG TGTTCGGGTGTCGAATGAACTGGGGAGAGGAAATGCAAAGGCGGTGAAATTTGCAATAAAAACAATACTTGGGACTTCAACAAGTATAGGAATTGTGCTGTGGATATTATGTATGGTATTCAGAAATCAAATATCATACTTGTTTTCCAGTGATGAAGAAGTTGCAGAAACAGTATCAAGTCTCTCAATTTTTTTTGCTTTCGCAATTTTACTCAACAGTGTTCAGCCTGTACTCTCAG GTATCGCCACAGGGGCTGGTTTGCAAAGCATAGTAGCATATGTGAACTTGGGATGCTATTATATAATAGGAATACCAATGGGAATTTTGGTTGGATATATTGCAGATCTTCAAGTTAAG GGACTGTGGATTGGATTAATGAGTGGGGTGGTAATGCAATCGCTTATTCTAGGTTGGTTTGTATGGAAAACAGATTGGGATGAGCAG GTAAGAAAAGCATCTGAACGTCTCAACCGATGGTTATTGAAACCGCCAGAGGAAGCTAATGAGAGTCCATTTGATGCTTGA